Part of the Methanobacterium bryantii genome, ATATCGTATAGAGGAAGTAACTGTCCTCCTGGATATCCAAATACAACATCTACTCCCTGATTTTCCAGTGATTTAAGTAGTGCTTCTCCGCCTCTCATTATAAACACCTGTAAAATTTATGTATATTATTGGCTAGTTTTCATATTTATTTATTCTGAGATATATTAATGTTCATATAATCTCTTTTGGATAGCTGGAATTAATTATGATCCAAAACATCCTTAATATTTAAAATTAAATTAATATTAAAGGGGATATTCTCATTTTTAAACCAGATTCATATCCAAAAATAATCAGTTAGCAGCAATATAGGCTCTAAAATTATTTTTTATTAGTTGAAATATTACTGGGTAAATACTTAATTTATAAGCTTTGAATATTTTAAAATTTCCTCAAAACTTGGAACATATAAGTAAATCAGATATTTGTTGAATTTAATGTCTTTAATGACCTTGCTTGTTAAGAACTTCTTCTATAGCGCTGCGCAGTTCACTATCAACAAAAGGTTTCACTAAATAACCAAAAGGCCCGTTATTTTTGCCCTGTTAAGTGTCTGATTGTCAGAATGTGCTGTAAGATATATTATGGGAATGTCAAAATGTTCACGTATTCGCTCTGCAGTCTCTATTCCGTCAATTTCTCCCTTAAGTACAATATCCATCAACACTAAGTCGGGCTGGGACTTTTTAACTTCTTCGATAGCTTTTTCTCCAGAAGATACAACAGCCAGCACACCATAACCAAGATGTTCTACTTTATCCTGTATATCCAGCGCCACGATGCTTTCATCTTCAACTATCAGTATATTTACCATTATTAAGCTCCTCTAATGACTTCTCTGCATTAATTTAGTTCATGCTGTTATTTATAGCCATTTTTTCTAATTATATGTAATTATTCATTATGTTGTGTCACTTGTATTTTCTTTAGATTATTGCTGTTATCTGATAAACATATAACGAGCAGAAATTTTAATATTTTTAATAGTTTTATCTATAGGTTTATCTATTAAATAATAAACCATTTTTATAGGGGTCATGTCTATAGATTTATAAAAGGAGAATTTATAGAGATAATAAAAAATCAGGAAATTTTTAGTCTTTAGTTTTATATCAAGAATAGGTACTTAATTTAAAATTTCAGATTCATAGATTTTATTTAAAGGAGGATTTATATGAAGATTCTTGTAGTAGGTACAGGGGCGAGGGAACACGCTATTTGTAAAGCAGTAGAAGGAAATGCAGAACTATATTCAGTTATGAGCAATAAAAATCCCGGGATAGCGCGAATATCTAAATATCAAATAGGGAGTGAAAATGACATTGAAGCTGTAAAGAAGTTTGCAACTCAAAATAAGATTGATATAGCTGTAATTGGGCCTGAAGCCCCTCTTGAAAAGGGTATTGTTGATGCTCTACAGGCAGAAGGCATAAGCTGTGTTGGGCCGACAATGGAAGCAGCTAAAATTGAAACAGATAAAGTTTTCATGAGAAACCTTTTTGAAAACTATAAAATACCTGGATCTTTAACCTACAGAGTTTTTGATAACTATGAAGATATCAGCGATTTCATCGATGAATTTGGGGAAGATATTGTTGTTAAACCTGTAGGGTTAACCGGTGGAAAAGGAGTTAAGATTGTTGGAGAACAATTAAAAGATCTAGAAGAAGCTAAAAACTACGCTAAAGAAGTAGTAGACACTAAAATGGGTGGATATGCCAGCGTAGTGCTCGAAGAACGTGCTATAGGCGAAGAATTTACAGTTCAGGCATTTGTAGATGGTAAGAACATAGCTCCAATGCCTGCAGCCCAGGACCACCCATATGCATTTGAAGGAGATGAAGGGCCTATAACTGGAGGAATGGGGTCTTATTCTGATAAAGGAGGATTACTCCCATTTTTAGATAAAAAAAGTTATGATGAATCTGTTAAAATAATGGAAGAAACAGTTAAGGCTATTAATAAAGAGGCTGGACCTTACAAAGGATTTTTATATGGACAGTTCATGCTGTGCAGGGACGGCCCGAAGCTCATAGAATACAATGCCCGATTTGGTGATCCAGAAGCCATGAACGTTCTATCTCTGCTTAATTCTAATTTTGTAGATATTTGTGAAGGTATCGTTAACGGGAATCTTAAAGGAGCTAAATTTGAAAATAAAGCTACTGTTTGTAAATACATCGTGCCAGAAGGATACCCTGGAAATGCAGTTCCAAACCAGGTAATCGACGTGGACGAAGCTAAAATTAACGAAGCCGGCGCCCAGGTTTATTACGCGGCTGTAAATGAGAAGGACGGAAAAGTTTACTCCTCTTCTTCAAGAGCCCTTGGCCTCGTTGCAATTGGTGAATCA contains:
- a CDS encoding response regulator, yielding MVNILIVEDESIVALDIQDKVEHLGYGVLAVVSSGEKAIEEVKKSQPDLVLMDIVLKGEIDGIETAERIREHFDIPIIYLTAHSDNQTLNRAKITGLLVI
- the purD gene encoding phosphoribosylamine--glycine ligase; its protein translation is MKILVVGTGAREHAICKAVEGNAELYSVMSNKNPGIARISKYQIGSENDIEAVKKFATQNKIDIAVIGPEAPLEKGIVDALQAEGISCVGPTMEAAKIETDKVFMRNLFENYKIPGSLTYRVFDNYEDISDFIDEFGEDIVVKPVGLTGGKGVKIVGEQLKDLEEAKNYAKEVVDTKMGGYASVVLEERAIGEEFTVQAFVDGKNIAPMPAAQDHPYAFEGDEGPITGGMGSYSDKGGLLPFLDKKSYDESVKIMEETVKAINKEAGPYKGFLYGQFMLCRDGPKLIEYNARFGDPEAMNVLSLLNSNFVDICEGIVNGNLKGAKFENKATVCKYIVPEGYPGNAVPNQVIDVDEAKINEAGAQVYYAAVNEKDGKVYSSSSRALGLVAIGESIEEAEKLCEDATKYVKGDVYHRRDVGTTDLVQKRVKHMEKIRK